The Helianthus annuus cultivar XRQ/B chromosome 15, HanXRQr2.0-SUNRISE, whole genome shotgun sequence genomic sequence TAgttagtcaaagataataataaatgagttgagaaaaaaactatttaatgttttacatttgtacgctttattctttttcttcttaatttatataggggtaagatcaaataaaaagtgaattttgcctaagtaggatgagaagTAATCTGAACCAtttatttttcaaatcaatgatTAAGATGAAAATGTAGAAAAAAGAGGAGTGTAAGGTATTCTAGGAAAATCTTATTTATTGACTTTCTCACTCTGCATGTAAGGCAAATGCATATTTCATCCTcgttttttaaacgttcataacttttttatacgacattattttttgataaaaatttcaccataaaaaagagcgttttttatctttaatttgagtatcatattgctatataaaatataactactaaaaaacccacaaaaatgtgttgtatttctatgtcgTATtacattttttgtgctgaatttttgtactatatttttctGTTAAATTTTTTGTGCTAAATTACTTTGTCTTAAAAAAAATTTTCTCACtttttttttgtgctggatttttttgtactatatttttttgcTAATTTTTTTCATGCTAtaattttttgtactagatttttttgtgctatattttttgtacttcATTTTTgttgctatatttttttgtactggattttttgtGTTAGATTTTTTGTACTGTATTCTTTTGTTGTGTTTTTTAGAAAACAATAGGGGTGCCACATGACATTTtcacactcctatttataaggaccaaaatgcccttcctTCCTATTTATATGGAGTgccacatgtcatcatcacaatgGTTCTTAGGTTACTTAGGCAAAATctactttttagtggatccttcccctAAATAGGATGAAAAAGGATCAgagtctgtttggtatggggtaatggaatggacggggGAATGGAATTgacgaggtaatggaatagatgaggTAAGGGAATTGATCATTACCATtgcatgtcttgtttggttaccatgtgagaatggaatgaaccattactttttgttgtttggtatgcAAGAAAAGACGCAGGAATAAAATCAGATGGTTGTGGTCAATGATGGGCGGCGATGGTGGGTGGTGATAGGAGGCAGTTGTAGCGGCGGcgatggtggtgggtggagacGGCGACGGGTAGTGacagcggtggtggtggtggtgggtgacggCGAAGGTGGGTGGCGGCAATGGTTAGAGGTGGTAGCGGTGGCGACGGTGGTGGCACGTGGTAGCGGTGGTGGCGATGGGTAGTGGTGGTTGATAACGATGGCGGAGGTGGGTGGCGATGGCGgcggtgatcggaggtggcaGCGGCGATGGTGGCGACGATGATCGAAGGTAGGTGGTAGCGGTAATCGGAGGTGGGAACGGTGATGGTGGATGGCGGCGACGACGGTGGCGGGGATGGAGGTGGGTGGTGGCAATGACGGTGGCGGGTGACGACGGTGGCAGGTGACGGCGGTGGCAGGTGGCGGCACAGGTGGGTGATGGTGGCGGATGACAGTGTTGGTGGATGGTGGCAACGGTAGCGGGTTATGGTGTTGTCAATGAAGGGtgaagagggaatggaatggaaaaaaacatGGGAGATGGAtgaaatgattttgagggaatgaaatGCATTTTGCAATGGGCGATTCCATTCcatcgaccaaccaaacactcttttcttcattccgTCTCAATGGTATCTTTGAAAATCCTATTTattgactttctctctccacatgacacatgcatattccacccttattttttaaacatccataacttttttatatgacattatttttcataaaaatttcaccataaaatcgagcgttttttaatctttaatttgagtaccaaattgttttataaaatatgaaaactaaaaaaattaacaaaaatgAGTTGTATTTCTTGTATAGCATTTTTTGTGCCGGATTTTTGTACTACATATTTGTGACAAATTTTTATACTACATTTTTTTGCTAAattttttgtgctaaatttttttgttataattttttttctgaattttttgTGCTGcatttttgtactagattttttttgtgttgaaattttttgtgttatattttttgtactagattttttgtgctatatttttttactAGATTTTTTTTATGCTAGATATTTTTGTTGCATTTTTTAGAAAACAAAAGGGGTGACACATCTCATTTTCACACTCTTacttataaggaccaaaatgttTTAGTACCAAAATGCCCTTCCTTCCTACTTATAAGGAGTGtcacatgtcatcatcacaatctttTTAGGTTACTTAGGCAAAACCCACTTTTTAGTGAATTCTTCTCCTTCGTCAATTAATCTTTATAAAgactaaggtggtgtttgtttttctaaaaaaagaTCTGTTCAGGCTGTCTTGTCTACGCCGCGCAGACCACACGCATTAAAAAACTTCTACGCGAGCTCTTATTGGTGCAAACTGGCCCATCCATTTCCAAGATCTTCTAAGCTCTGCAAAgagttaaacaccaccacccaccaccatcgtccatcaccatcaccaccaccaccgtccaccacccccCAGGACCATCAACCACTACCGTTAACCACTACCATcgtctaccaccaccaccacccaccgttcacgtccaccacccaccacctccgtccaccaccaccaccacccgtaCATCACCGCCAGTTTATTTTAGAATTCTACATACGTTTAAAAACAAATAGCTTTGTTCTTGTAGACtgtagaggtttggtccacccaCTTCTTTTACAGATGTCTATAGATGTgatccgcagactgcagacattttacctcttaaaagaCAAACAACACCTAAACCGTTGTTCAATCGTCTTTTACCTAAAATTGTTTGGACTTTTTATATAAACTTAAATATctatttttaaatttataaaattaattCTTAAACCCCTaaataattaattagaaaattaATTAATTCTTCTTGGCTATTTGACCCAAgcaaataaatatttatttatttaaataatcaCACTTAGAAATTTGGTTATAAGCGGATATGTACGAGTGTGCTAGGATCCCAAAAGAAATAGTTTCTTGTCTTGTCTGACAATCGAACCCTTACAACCCTATGGTCAGAGCTAGTTAACGAAGCGTCAAGAAGTATGTTGATCCTAAACACCCCCTTTTCCTATTATTGATTTCTACCTTTTATTTTCCTCGTTATTTTTCTTTTGAGTCATTTTAAAACTTTTACTTTTGGATTTAACTAGACGTTAACAAAGATTCGGTACTAAAAAACTTGTATCCAtagacgaccttggtatcttaccatcaGTATATTATGCCAACGATGGGTGCATTTGCCCAATGTGAGTTATAGTGTGATAGTAtttatcgtgtttttataaataggGACAATTGCATATTTTCCCTTAAAAACTGCTTAATTGCGTATTTACccaacttaaaattaaaattgcatatatatccccttccttaactaataaaattgtaaatttacccattttgatttatttcattaaaaacaagttatataatGACTTTTTTACCCTTATATAAACACACCAAACCACGTCACCTAGCCCAACAGGCATCCCTTGAACATACAACTGCCAACCGAAAGATTGTGAATATTTCGTTTCTACAAGCACTAGACGCCAAGACACGAACCATCACGAGTGTTTGTGAACCAACCCCTTGGGCATTTGAACCATGTCATGGACCCAATCTGAGCAGTTGTTTTTCCAAATACTTTTCATTTTCTAAGGCTCCAAAGTAAAATCTGAACTTATAAAAGAACGTATTTTCTGACAAAGTGCAAAGTGCCTCCAGTTATGGCGTTCTTCGTTAAAGACGTCATTGAATGGCATAACTATAGCGGATTGGGAGATCCGGAAAAAGAAGTGATGCAAGGTATTGTTGTCGTGGCTTGTTGGAGGATTTGGAAGGTGAGAAACGAGAAGATAAATAATGGTATAGAGACTAATATTGAAGACATCGTTGGCGAAGTGAAGGCGTTAAGCTATTTGTGGTTCTCAAATAGATCTAAAGTCTCTCTTATGGCATATTTgtgttggatataatgttcaattgtcgTTTATAATTCAATGttgccgtcaaggtacgacccaaagagttacactttgggcaacggACATGTAacggtgttttaatcgttaatcacctgatcacgaaataataagcgtaatgaaagaaacatgtaattatttagaataattacggagagtccgatttaatattataattaat encodes the following:
- the LOC110933989 gene encoding formin-like protein 14 encodes the protein MEWNRPLQNAFHSLKIISSISHVFFHSIPSSPFIDNTITRYRCHHPPTLSSATITHLCRHLPPPSPATVVTRHRHCHHPPPSPPPSSPPSTITVPTSDYRYHLPSIIVATIAAATSDHRRHRHPPPPSLSTTTTHRHHRYHVPPPSPPLPPLTIAATHLRRHPPPPPPLSLPVAVSTHHHRRRYNCLLSPPTIAAHH